In Nymphaea colorata isolate Beijing-Zhang1983 chromosome 13, ASM883128v2, whole genome shotgun sequence, one DNA window encodes the following:
- the LOC116266639 gene encoding 30S ribosomal protein S16-2, chloroplastic/mitochondrial-like has translation MVVRIRLSRFGCKNRPFYRVMAADSRCPRDGKHLEVLGYYNPLPGQDGGKRMGLNFDRVKYWLSVGAQPSEPVQRILFRAGLLPPPPMLAMSRKGGPRDPRVIDPLSGRPLPSGQPEGDVKEDEVEDEAATS, from the exons ATGGTTGTTAGGATTAGATTGTCGCGGTTTGGGTGTAAAAACCGGCCGTTCTACAGGGTGATGGCAGCCGATAGCAGGTGCCCAAGAGACGGGAAGCACCTTGAAGTGTTGGGTTATTACAATCCTCTGCCTG GACAGGATGGTGGGAAGCGCATGGGTTTGAATTTCGATAGAGTCAA ATACTGGTTGTCCGTTGGTGCTCAGCCCTCTGAACCGGTTCAACGAATTCTTTTCCGGGCGGGGCTTCTGCCGCCACCTCCTATGCTAGCAATGTCACGTAAGGGTGGGCCTCGTGATCCTCGTGTAATTGATCCTTTAAGCGGCCGCCCTCTTCCTAGTGGTCAGCCAGAAGGTGATGTCAAGGAAGATGAAGTTGAAGATGAAGCAGCAACCTCTTGA